One genomic window of Cydia pomonella isolate Wapato2018A chromosome 6, ilCydPomo1, whole genome shotgun sequence includes the following:
- the LOC133519201 gene encoding protein rolling stone-like — translation MVHFAKTSCEDEHLRKFYTSSWQQSDSPLAMLILRALESTLALGILLWSLIEAAVPQWLVYLTTWGIILVFAMGASGLFVSICALKKKLPEVGKPPWYVTMYWVLYNISVTLAIVVTMLYWRLLSKNASKYSIHDRYFWLETSLHGFNAVLVLIELLASRTPVRLAHIYQPLLLGVVYTVFSKIYQKAGGTGADGEPYIYKFLDWSEPQVSFTTTIGTAIITIFVYVFLWAFAFARDVLSRICCSTRHRTTEHSVLI, via the exons ATGGTACATTTTGCTAAAACTTCTTGTGAAGACGAGCATCTAAGAAAATTCTACACGTCGTCTTGGCAACAAAGTGATTCGCCTTTAGCAATGCTAATTTTGCGGGCCTTGGAGTCTACTTTGGCACTGGGGATATTATTGTGGTCTTTGATTGAAGCTGCGGTGCCTCAATGGCTCGTCTATTTAACTACTTGGGGTATAATACTGGTTTTCGCTATGGGAGCCAGCGGCCTTTTTGTATCAATATGTGCATTGAAAAAGAAGCTACCGG AGGTAGGCAAGCCACCGTGGTACGTAACGATGTACTGGGTACTTTATAACATATCCGTCACTTTGGCGATCGTTGTCACCATGCTTTATTGGAGATTGCTATCCAAAAATGCTA GTAAATACAGTATTCATGATCGATATTTCTGGTTGGAAACTTCATTGCATGGCTTTAATGCCGTGTTAGTTCTGATCGAGCTATTAGCATCTCGGACTCCAGTGCGTTTAGCACACATATACCAGCCTCTCCTTTTAGGTGTCGTGTACACTGTATTTTCCAAAATATATCAGAAAGCTGGAGGCACTGGCGC AGATGGTGAGCCCTATATCTACAAGTTCCTGGACTGGAGTGAGCCGCAGGTCTCATTCACGACGACAATTGGTACTGCAATAATAACTATATTTGTATACGTTTTCCTGTGGGCATTCGCTTTTGCCCGTGACGTGCTGAGTCGTATTTGCTGCTCAACTAGACACAGGACAACTGAACACAgtgtacttatttaa
- the LOC133519195 gene encoding odorant receptor 4-like isoform X4, producing MDTLARVMFLLLCHVTSIAKQIVFMARASRIAKLVQDFDDMAYNPEETTRENLLIERAQGASRLGAVYAGTAALTCALWTIFPFLARLGGTRVIFALWVPFGYYSWPEFLIVLLYTYYVTSLVGIANTTMDAFIATILGQCKTQLTILKMDFESLAERANERARETGEQVGAAATALLVRCIKHHHKICDTSREVQAIFGGAVLLQFAIGGWILCMAAYKIVGLSVASLEFVSMVMFLMCILTELFLYCYYGNEVAVESAQVSDAVYGMEWVGPNGVGKEVRRALPFVICCSVGAARRPLRPAAVFIPLSLETFVTIIKSSYTFYAMLRQTQH from the exons ATGGACACGCTGGCGCGTGTGATGTTCCTTCTACTCTGTCACGTGACTTCTATTGCCAAGCAGATCGTCTTCATGGCCCGCGCATCCCGCATCGCCAAGCTCGTACAAGACTTTGATG ATATGGCATATAATCCGGAAGAGACAACAAGAGAAAATCTGCTGATAGAAAGAGCGCAAGGAGCGTCGCGGCTTGGAGCGGTGTACGCAGGAACTGCAGCGCTAACCTGTGCCTTGTGGACTATTTTTCCATTCCTTGCGCGCTTGGGCGGCACACGCGTAATTTTCGCACTTTGGGTACCCTTTGGTTATTACTCCTGGCCCGAGTTCCTTATTGTTCTCCTGTACACGTATTACGTTACCTCGTTGGTTGGGATTGCTAATACCACTATGGATGCCTTTATAGCCACCATACTCGGACAGTGCAAGACTCAGCTAACCATACTGAA AATGGATTTTGAGTCGTTGGCAGAGAGGGCAAACGAACGGGCACGTGAAACTGGAGAACAAGTAGGCGCGGCAGCGACAGCACTCCTCGTTCGTTGTATTAAGCATCACCATAAGATTTGCGA CACGTCACGCGAGGTGCAAGCGATCTTTGGCGGAGCAGTGTTGCTACAGTTTGCTATTGGCGGTTGGATTCTTTGTATGGCAGCTTATAAAATTGTCGGC CTTAGTGTGGCCTCTTTGGAATTTGTCTCTATGGTGATGTTCCTAATGTGCATACTTACCGAGCTCTTTCTTTACTGTTATTATGGAAACGAGGTTGCTGTAGAG AGTGCACAAGTTAGCGATGCGGTGTACGGGATGGAATGGGTCGGGCCAAATGGGGTCGGGAAAGAAGTACGGCGCGCCTTGCCCTTTGTTATATGTTGTAGCGTCGGCGCCGCCCGTCGCCCTCTACGCCCCGCTGCAGTGTTCATCCCGCTTTCGCTTGAGACTTTCGTCAcg ATTATCAAGTCGTCGTACACATTCTACGCGATGCTGAGACAGACTCAACATTGA
- the LOC133519196 gene encoding protein rolling stone-like isoform X2, whose amino-acid sequence MSAIKRYFREEAKVQMLVLGHPKPSDFYLSVWQTTRSAVPLLIWRSFLFLVSLGVVLASLILYILVSKAGYWFIYLTHWGLTINTFATGFAVAVSARCYLYGPIMHEEEELNHALDVSVHGVNSLVMFGLLISASQPSRMWHIYQPLQFAILYVIFSAIYYGAGGVDASGNRWIYSVVDWSSPGTTIGVVALTGLLLAVLHFVVMGLAVARDALASKLFHDSVTVHGAEGVPLRRRPSQLQTSNA is encoded by the exons ATGAGTGCGATTAAACGGTATTTTAGGGAAGAGGCAAAAGTGCAGATGTTAGTGCTAGGGCATCCCAAACCGTCGGACTTTTACCTCAGTGTTTGGCAAACAACTCGGTCCGCGGTCCCACTTCTCATTTGGCGGTCGTTCCTATTTCTAGTGTCACTTGGAGTAGTACTCGCGTCTTTGATTCTGTATATATTGGTGTCTAAAGCAGGATATTGGTTCATTTACCTTACGCATTGGGGTCTCACGATAAACACATTTGCCACTGGATTTGCAGTTGCAGTCTCCGCGCGCTGCTATCTCTATGGACCAATAA tGCACGAAGAAGAGGAGTTGAACCATGCCCTAGATGTGTCTGTTCACGGCGTAAACTCGCTGGTGATGTTCGGGCTTCTCATCAGTGCCTCCCAGCCCTCGCGGATGTGGCACATCTACCAACCACTTCAATTTGCCATTCTCTATGTTATATTCAGCGCGATTTATTATGGTGCTGGTGGAGTTGATGC GAGCGGAAACAGATGGATTTACTCCGTAGTGGATTGGTCATCGCCAGGCACGACGATAGGCGTCGTAGCATTGACCGGGCTTCTGTTAGCGGTGCTACACTTCGTGGTGATGGGGCTGGCGGTCGCACGCGACGCGCTGGCTTCCAAGTTGTTTCACGACTCGGTTACAGTGCATGGGGCGGAGGGGGTACCGCTAAGGCGACGGCCAAGTCAATTGCAGACCTCAAATGCATAG
- the LOC133519195 gene encoding odorant receptor 94b-like isoform X1 → MRVWARRKSATLAGASVVSLLRTLRWCGFCRLPPSAASGPQTSLLTSIARATHDVYCGFALVVTSTYLVQELIYAYLERGDMDTLARVMFLLLCHVTSIAKQIVFMARASRIAKLVQDFDDMAYNPEETTRENLLIERAQGASRLGAVYAGTAALTCALWTIFPFLARLGGTRVIFALWVPFGYYSWPEFLIVLLYTYYVTSLVGIANTTMDAFIATILGQCKTQLTILKMDFESLAERANERARETGEQVGAAATALLVRCIKHHHKICDTSREVQAIFGGAVLLQFAIGGWILCMAAYKIVGLSVASLEFVSMVMFLMCILTELFLYCYYGNEVAVESAQVSDAVYGMEWVGPNGVGKEVRRALPFVICCSVGAARRPLRPAAVFIPLSLETFVTIIKSSYTFYAMLRQTQH, encoded by the exons ATGAG AGTGTGGGCACGCCGTAAAAGCGCGACGCTTGCCGGCGCCTCTGTGGTTTCACTCCTGCGCACACTGAGATGGTGCGGATTCTGCCGGCTGCCCCCCTCGGCagcaagcggaccccagacctCCCTCCTCACTAGCATCGCACGCGCAACGCATGACGTCTACTGTGGCTTCGCGCTTGTGGTAACCTCGACGTATCTGGTCCAAGAGCTCATCTACGCTTATCTG GAGCGTGGCGATATGGACACGCTGGCGCGTGTGATGTTCCTTCTACTCTGTCACGTGACTTCTATTGCCAAGCAGATCGTCTTCATGGCCCGCGCATCCCGCATCGCCAAGCTCGTACAAGACTTTGATG ATATGGCATATAATCCGGAAGAGACAACAAGAGAAAATCTGCTGATAGAAAGAGCGCAAGGAGCGTCGCGGCTTGGAGCGGTGTACGCAGGAACTGCAGCGCTAACCTGTGCCTTGTGGACTATTTTTCCATTCCTTGCGCGCTTGGGCGGCACACGCGTAATTTTCGCACTTTGGGTACCCTTTGGTTATTACTCCTGGCCCGAGTTCCTTATTGTTCTCCTGTACACGTATTACGTTACCTCGTTGGTTGGGATTGCTAATACCACTATGGATGCCTTTATAGCCACCATACTCGGACAGTGCAAGACTCAGCTAACCATACTGAA AATGGATTTTGAGTCGTTGGCAGAGAGGGCAAACGAACGGGCACGTGAAACTGGAGAACAAGTAGGCGCGGCAGCGACAGCACTCCTCGTTCGTTGTATTAAGCATCACCATAAGATTTGCGA CACGTCACGCGAGGTGCAAGCGATCTTTGGCGGAGCAGTGTTGCTACAGTTTGCTATTGGCGGTTGGATTCTTTGTATGGCAGCTTATAAAATTGTCGGC CTTAGTGTGGCCTCTTTGGAATTTGTCTCTATGGTGATGTTCCTAATGTGCATACTTACCGAGCTCTTTCTTTACTGTTATTATGGAAACGAGGTTGCTGTAGAG AGTGCACAAGTTAGCGATGCGGTGTACGGGATGGAATGGGTCGGGCCAAATGGGGTCGGGAAAGAAGTACGGCGCGCCTTGCCCTTTGTTATATGTTGTAGCGTCGGCGCCGCCCGTCGCCCTCTACGCCCCGCTGCAGTGTTCATCCCGCTTTCGCTTGAGACTTTCGTCAcg ATTATCAAGTCGTCGTACACATTCTACGCGATGCTGAGACAGACTCAACATTGA
- the LOC133519195 gene encoding odorant receptor 94b-like isoform X2 — MRVWARRKSATLAGASVVSLLRTLRWCGFCRLPPSAASGPQTSLLTSIARATHDVYCGFALVERGDMDTLARVMFLLLCHVTSIAKQIVFMARASRIAKLVQDFDDMAYNPEETTRENLLIERAQGASRLGAVYAGTAALTCALWTIFPFLARLGGTRVIFALWVPFGYYSWPEFLIVLLYTYYVTSLVGIANTTMDAFIATILGQCKTQLTILKMDFESLAERANERARETGEQVGAAATALLVRCIKHHHKICDTSREVQAIFGGAVLLQFAIGGWILCMAAYKIVGLSVASLEFVSMVMFLMCILTELFLYCYYGNEVAVESAQVSDAVYGMEWVGPNGVGKEVRRALPFVICCSVGAARRPLRPAAVFIPLSLETFVTIIKSSYTFYAMLRQTQH, encoded by the exons ATGAG AGTGTGGGCACGCCGTAAAAGCGCGACGCTTGCCGGCGCCTCTGTGGTTTCACTCCTGCGCACACTGAGATGGTGCGGATTCTGCCGGCTGCCCCCCTCGGCagcaagcggaccccagacctCCCTCCTCACTAGCATCGCACGCGCAACGCATGACGTCTACTGTGGCTTCGCGCTTGTG GAGCGTGGCGATATGGACACGCTGGCGCGTGTGATGTTCCTTCTACTCTGTCACGTGACTTCTATTGCCAAGCAGATCGTCTTCATGGCCCGCGCATCCCGCATCGCCAAGCTCGTACAAGACTTTGATG ATATGGCATATAATCCGGAAGAGACAACAAGAGAAAATCTGCTGATAGAAAGAGCGCAAGGAGCGTCGCGGCTTGGAGCGGTGTACGCAGGAACTGCAGCGCTAACCTGTGCCTTGTGGACTATTTTTCCATTCCTTGCGCGCTTGGGCGGCACACGCGTAATTTTCGCACTTTGGGTACCCTTTGGTTATTACTCCTGGCCCGAGTTCCTTATTGTTCTCCTGTACACGTATTACGTTACCTCGTTGGTTGGGATTGCTAATACCACTATGGATGCCTTTATAGCCACCATACTCGGACAGTGCAAGACTCAGCTAACCATACTGAA AATGGATTTTGAGTCGTTGGCAGAGAGGGCAAACGAACGGGCACGTGAAACTGGAGAACAAGTAGGCGCGGCAGCGACAGCACTCCTCGTTCGTTGTATTAAGCATCACCATAAGATTTGCGA CACGTCACGCGAGGTGCAAGCGATCTTTGGCGGAGCAGTGTTGCTACAGTTTGCTATTGGCGGTTGGATTCTTTGTATGGCAGCTTATAAAATTGTCGGC CTTAGTGTGGCCTCTTTGGAATTTGTCTCTATGGTGATGTTCCTAATGTGCATACTTACCGAGCTCTTTCTTTACTGTTATTATGGAAACGAGGTTGCTGTAGAG AGTGCACAAGTTAGCGATGCGGTGTACGGGATGGAATGGGTCGGGCCAAATGGGGTCGGGAAAGAAGTACGGCGCGCCTTGCCCTTTGTTATATGTTGTAGCGTCGGCGCCGCCCGTCGCCCTCTACGCCCCGCTGCAGTGTTCATCCCGCTTTCGCTTGAGACTTTCGTCAcg ATTATCAAGTCGTCGTACACATTCTACGCGATGCTGAGACAGACTCAACATTGA
- the LOC133519195 gene encoding odorant receptor 94b-like isoform X3 yields MRVWARRKSATLAGASVVSLLRTLRWCGFCRLPPSAASGPQTSLLTSIARATHDVYCGFALVVTSTYLVQELIYAYLERGDMDTLARVMFLLLCHVTSIAKQIVFMARASRIAKLVQDFDDMAYNPEETTRENLLIERAQGASRLGAVYAGTAALTCALWTIFPFLARLGGTRVIFALWVPFGYYSWPEFLIVLLYTYYVTSLVGIANTTMDAFIATILGQCKTQLTILKMDFESLAERANERARETGEQVGAAATALLVRCIKHHHKICDTSREVQAIFGGAVLLQFAIGGWILCMAAYKIVGLSVASLEFVSMVMFLMCILTELFLYCYYGNEVAVEIIKSSYTFYAMLRQTQH; encoded by the exons ATGAG AGTGTGGGCACGCCGTAAAAGCGCGACGCTTGCCGGCGCCTCTGTGGTTTCACTCCTGCGCACACTGAGATGGTGCGGATTCTGCCGGCTGCCCCCCTCGGCagcaagcggaccccagacctCCCTCCTCACTAGCATCGCACGCGCAACGCATGACGTCTACTGTGGCTTCGCGCTTGTGGTAACCTCGACGTATCTGGTCCAAGAGCTCATCTACGCTTATCTG GAGCGTGGCGATATGGACACGCTGGCGCGTGTGATGTTCCTTCTACTCTGTCACGTGACTTCTATTGCCAAGCAGATCGTCTTCATGGCCCGCGCATCCCGCATCGCCAAGCTCGTACAAGACTTTGATG ATATGGCATATAATCCGGAAGAGACAACAAGAGAAAATCTGCTGATAGAAAGAGCGCAAGGAGCGTCGCGGCTTGGAGCGGTGTACGCAGGAACTGCAGCGCTAACCTGTGCCTTGTGGACTATTTTTCCATTCCTTGCGCGCTTGGGCGGCACACGCGTAATTTTCGCACTTTGGGTACCCTTTGGTTATTACTCCTGGCCCGAGTTCCTTATTGTTCTCCTGTACACGTATTACGTTACCTCGTTGGTTGGGATTGCTAATACCACTATGGATGCCTTTATAGCCACCATACTCGGACAGTGCAAGACTCAGCTAACCATACTGAA AATGGATTTTGAGTCGTTGGCAGAGAGGGCAAACGAACGGGCACGTGAAACTGGAGAACAAGTAGGCGCGGCAGCGACAGCACTCCTCGTTCGTTGTATTAAGCATCACCATAAGATTTGCGA CACGTCACGCGAGGTGCAAGCGATCTTTGGCGGAGCAGTGTTGCTACAGTTTGCTATTGGCGGTTGGATTCTTTGTATGGCAGCTTATAAAATTGTCGGC CTTAGTGTGGCCTCTTTGGAATTTGTCTCTATGGTGATGTTCCTAATGTGCATACTTACCGAGCTCTTTCTTTACTGTTATTATGGAAACGAGGTTGCTGTAGAG ATTATCAAGTCGTCGTACACATTCTACGCGATGCTGAGACAGACTCAACATTGA
- the LOC133519196 gene encoding protein rolling stone-like isoform X1, with amino-acid sequence MSAIKRYFREEAKVQMLVLGHPKPSDFYLSVWQTTRSAVPLLIWRSFLFLVSLGVVLASLILYILVSKAGYWFIYLTHWGLTINTFATGFAVAVSARCYLYGPISGEFLLPWYVKTYWVLYNSAIPLAFLITIFYWTVLYGLHEEEELNHALDVSVHGVNSLVMFGLLISASQPSRMWHIYQPLQFAILYVIFSAIYYGAGGVDASGNRWIYSVVDWSSPGTTIGVVALTGLLLAVLHFVVMGLAVARDALASKLFHDSVTVHGAEGVPLRRRPSQLQTSNA; translated from the exons ATGAGTGCGATTAAACGGTATTTTAGGGAAGAGGCAAAAGTGCAGATGTTAGTGCTAGGGCATCCCAAACCGTCGGACTTTTACCTCAGTGTTTGGCAAACAACTCGGTCCGCGGTCCCACTTCTCATTTGGCGGTCGTTCCTATTTCTAGTGTCACTTGGAGTAGTACTCGCGTCTTTGATTCTGTATATATTGGTGTCTAAAGCAGGATATTGGTTCATTTACCTTACGCATTGGGGTCTCACGATAAACACATTTGCCACTGGATTTGCAGTTGCAGTCTCCGCGCGCTGCTATCTCTATGGACCAATAA GCGGTGAATTTCTTCTACCATGGTACGTGAAGACCTACTGGGTATTATACAACTCGGCCATTCCCCTGGCCTTCCTCATCACTATCTTTTACTGGACTGTACTCTATGGAT tGCACGAAGAAGAGGAGTTGAACCATGCCCTAGATGTGTCTGTTCACGGCGTAAACTCGCTGGTGATGTTCGGGCTTCTCATCAGTGCCTCCCAGCCCTCGCGGATGTGGCACATCTACCAACCACTTCAATTTGCCATTCTCTATGTTATATTCAGCGCGATTTATTATGGTGCTGGTGGAGTTGATGC GAGCGGAAACAGATGGATTTACTCCGTAGTGGATTGGTCATCGCCAGGCACGACGATAGGCGTCGTAGCATTGACCGGGCTTCTGTTAGCGGTGCTACACTTCGTGGTGATGGGGCTGGCGGTCGCACGCGACGCGCTGGCTTCCAAGTTGTTTCACGACTCGGTTACAGTGCATGGGGCGGAGGGGGTACCGCTAAGGCGACGGCCAAGTCAATTGCAGACCTCAAATGCATAG
- the LOC133519198 gene encoding protein rolling stone-like translates to MVKYFRKTISLSDFWVSSHERLSDFYASSWQRGDSPMPLLVIRMVVAIVALAILAWSVYEAPVPHWLIYLTNWGLVLVSAMAVSGLLVSLGAVKKALPDEGILPWYVSMYWLFYNISGTVAIVITLLYWILLFDSSMAEVKDRMFWLETVTHGFNTILVLIELFASRTPLRFAHIYQPLGVGVWYAVFSVIYYVAGGTDGLGNPFIYEILNWSRPGPTTVLVVAASVGLIIVYSLLWGITIARDKLTGVLIRTTSHNLPFTPPDFSGYV, encoded by the exons AtggttaaatattttaggaagACTATATCCCTGTCGGATTTCTGGGTGTCGTCCCACGAGCGCCTGAGTGATTTCTACGCATCGTCATGGCAACGCGGAGATTCACCGATGCCACTGTTGGTGATACGGATGGTGGTAGCTATTGTGGCGCTGGCGATCCTCGCGTGGTCGGTGTACGAAGCCCCGGTACCGCACTGGCTGATCTACCTGACCAATTGGGGCTTAGTGCTGGTTTCCGCGATGGCTGTCAGTGGCCTACTTGTGTCTTTGGGTGCCGTGAAGAAAGCGCTACCAG ATGAAGGCATACTACCGTGGTACGTGTCAATGTACTGGTTGTTCTACAACATATCTGGCACTGTAGCTATAGTGATCACTCTGCTGTATTGGATACTACTGTTTGATTCAA GCATGGCTGAGGTTAAAGACCGCATGTTCTGGTTGGAGACGGTAACGCATGGGTTCAACACGATCCTGGTTCTGATAGAGTTGTTTGCCTCTCGCACGCCGCTTCGCTTCGCTCACATCTACCAGCCCCTCGGCGTGGGCGTGTGGTATGCCGTGTTTTCTGTGATATACTATGTCGCCGGGGGTACTGATGG GCTAGGGAACCCGTTTATTTACGAGATCCTGAACTGGAGCCGCCCAGGCCCCACAACTGTGCTAGTGGTGGCTGCTTCAGTAGGTCTGATCATTGTGTACTCATTGCTGTGGGGCATCACTATAGCTCGAGACAAGCTAACTGGAGTGCTCATCCGGACTACCAGCCATAACCTTCCATTTACACCTCCCGATTTCAGTGGATATGTCTAA